In a genomic window of Myxococcota bacterium:
- a CDS encoding amidohydrolase family protein: MADARVVLSNAQLIDGVGDPKSGAHLVIEGNTITAAGAGDAETRPDDRVVDLAGKTVMSGLVQGHFHSGFGPYPTLGAAPILGLEAAPPYMGMVAAKNAQIALQTGTTGIIGSSCGDNLDVCLREAMIMGLVQGPRIIACGHEFMASGDMADGMNRSWFMGIQHSGLTRRLDGAEEFRQATREEIGRGCEIIKLSIAPGHGSSPVRDVCYLSREELEAVVGVAHDHGKLVRAHCPSRIGILECARAGVDIIDHADRIDDECIEAVVKSGAAITPSLLWSTRFLQFAENWDYANGPFPIGEGFAETHDQVLARLRGVREDFEYTCEQLPKMMEAGVSLVCGDDFGFAMMPHGDYVSEYEVYTKQMNLPALEVLRWASVNGAKVMAGPLGLDAGHGTLVAGQRADLIVVDGDPVADISCLRDRIVGIVRDGEFIRDAIG, translated from the coding sequence ATGGCGGATGCCCGCGTCGTCCTTTCGAACGCTCAGCTGATCGACGGAGTGGGGGACCCGAAGAGCGGGGCCCACCTCGTCATCGAAGGGAACACGATCACCGCCGCTGGCGCGGGTGATGCCGAGACCCGACCCGACGACCGTGTCGTCGACCTGGCTGGCAAGACGGTGATGTCGGGCCTCGTCCAGGGCCACTTCCATTCGGGCTTCGGCCCCTATCCGACGCTGGGCGCCGCACCGATCCTCGGTCTCGAAGCCGCACCGCCCTACATGGGGATGGTCGCCGCGAAGAACGCGCAGATCGCGCTGCAGACCGGCACGACGGGCATCATCGGTTCGAGCTGCGGCGACAACCTCGATGTCTGCCTGCGCGAGGCCATGATCATGGGTCTCGTCCAGGGACCCCGCATCATCGCCTGCGGACACGAGTTCATGGCATCCGGCGACATGGCCGACGGCATGAACCGCTCCTGGTTCATGGGGATCCAGCACTCGGGCCTCACGCGGCGCCTCGATGGCGCCGAGGAGTTCCGCCAGGCGACCCGCGAGGAGATCGGACGCGGCTGCGAGATCATCAAGCTCTCGATCGCACCCGGCCACGGTTCCTCGCCGGTGCGGGACGTCTGCTACCTCAGCCGCGAAGAACTCGAAGCAGTGGTGGGCGTCGCCCACGACCACGGAAAGCTGGTGCGCGCCCACTGCCCGTCGCGAATCGGGATTCTCGAGTGTGCCCGCGCAGGCGTCGACATCATCGACCACGCCGACCGCATCGACGACGAATGTATCGAAGCCGTGGTGAAGAGCGGCGCGGCGATCACGCCGAGTCTGCTCTGGTCGACGCGCTTCCTGCAGTTCGCCGAGAACTGGGACTACGCGAATGGCCCGTTCCCGATCGGCGAAGGCTTCGCCGAGACCCACGACCAGGTGCTCGCCCGGCTGCGCGGAGTGCGTGAGGACTTCGAGTACACCTGCGAGCAGCTTCCGAAGATGATGGAAGCCGGCGTGAGTCTCGTCTGTGGCGACGACTTCGGCTTCGCGATGATGCCCCACGGCGACTACGTGTCCGAGTACGAGGTCTACACGAAGCAGATGAACCTGCCGGCCCTCGAGGTGCTGCGCTGGGCCAGCGTGAACGGCGCGAAGGTGATGGCGGGCCCCCTCGGCCTCGACGCGGGACACGGAACCCTGGTCGCGGGCCAGCGCGCCGACCTCATCGTGGTCGACGGTGACCCGGTGGCGGACATCTCCTGCCTGCGCGATCGCATCGTGGGCATCGTGCGGGACGGCGAGTTCATCCGCGACGCGATCGGCTGA
- a CDS encoding SDR family oxidoreductase — protein sequence MLVTGASRGIGAATARLAARRGFDVAVHAHRSLEAAEEVAADVRATGRRALLLCADVAHEAEVVALFAHLDSEWGRLDVLVNNAGILDTQMPLAEMSGERIQRILDVNVLGSLLCAREAVRRIARSAGGEGGVIVNVSSGAARLGSPGEYIDYAASKGAIDTFTIGLAKEVASDGIRVSAVRPGVIDTEIHASGGEPDRPKRLRERIPTQRPGTAQEVAEAILWLASDAAAYSHGSILDVTGGL from the coding sequence GGAGCGAGCCGGGGCATCGGTGCGGCGACGGCGCGGCTCGCCGCCCGGCGCGGCTTCGACGTGGCCGTGCACGCGCATCGCAGCCTCGAGGCGGCGGAGGAGGTGGCGGCCGACGTACGTGCCACCGGTCGTCGCGCCCTCTTGCTGTGCGCGGACGTGGCTCACGAGGCCGAAGTCGTCGCGCTCTTTGCGCACCTCGACTCCGAGTGGGGTCGGCTGGACGTGCTCGTGAACAACGCCGGCATCCTCGACACCCAGATGCCCCTCGCGGAGATGTCGGGTGAACGCATCCAACGCATTCTCGACGTGAACGTGCTGGGGTCGCTGCTGTGTGCGCGTGAAGCGGTTCGCCGGATCGCGCGCTCTGCTGGGGGCGAAGGCGGTGTGATCGTCAACGTCTCTTCCGGCGCCGCGCGTCTGGGCTCGCCGGGCGAGTACATCGACTACGCCGCCTCCAAAGGCGCCATCGACACCTTCACGATCGGGCTCGCGAAGGAGGTCGCTTCCGACGGCATCCGGGTCTCGGCCGTACGGCCCGGTGTCATCGACACGGAGATCCACGCGAGCGGAGGCGAGCCCGATCGCCCGAAGCGGCTTCGGGAACGCATTCCGACCCAGCGTCCGGGCACGGCCCAGGAGGTGGCCGAGGCGATCCTGTGGCTCGCGTCGGATGCCGCGGCGTACAGCCACGGCAGCATCCTGGACGTGACGGGCGGCCTCTAG
- a CDS encoding nitroreductase/quinone reductase family protein — MTSVRWLVLPLLLATACGPLVMIPGGALSGMPQEVPRDWSFTDGVDVVQLETRPDDPYSVNVWTVAANDALYVVAGTGAESAWVQHIEADPRVRLRVGDDLYDLRAVRADDDAEVDAFLEAAMAKYDFEPEEGQREQAVLYRLVAR, encoded by the coding sequence ATGACGTCTGTACGTTGGCTCGTCCTTCCCCTGCTGCTCGCCACCGCGTGCGGTCCGCTGGTCATGATTCCCGGCGGCGCGCTCTCCGGGATGCCCCAGGAGGTGCCCCGCGATTGGAGCTTCACCGACGGCGTCGACGTCGTGCAGCTCGAGACCCGACCCGACGATCCGTACTCGGTGAACGTCTGGACCGTGGCCGCCAACGACGCCCTCTACGTCGTGGCCGGGACGGGCGCCGAGTCCGCTTGGGTCCAGCACATCGAGGCCGATCCGCGCGTGCGCCTGCGGGTGGGCGACGACCTCTACGACCTCCGCGCGGTCCGCGCCGACGACGACGCCGAGGTCGACGCCTTTCTCGAAGCCGCCATGGCGAAGTACGACTTCGAGCCCGAAGAAGGACAACGCGAACAGGCGGTGCTCTACCGGTTGGTCGCGCGCTAG